The Coprobacter tertius DNA segment TTTTCGTACCGGCCTTTATGAGCGACACGCTCAAAGACGAAACGGTGGTAATCGCGCTTACGGTGAACGGTAAGAAAAAGATATTTTCCCTGCGGCGCAACCACCTCAACCACGAGCAACGGGGCGGAAAAGACTATTACGGGTTTGCGAAAGGGTATATAAATACCTACAACGTGGTGTACGACAACACGGCCATGCGGCTCATCCTCTCCGATTGGAATACCGTCAACCGAGATGGCGACTTCGGCATACCGCCCACCGGCGTGAAGGGGATACGGATGAACGGTGCAGAAAAAATGACAAATAATTCAAGATGGAGCGATTTCCCTTCCACCGGATATGTCACTCCCGCACATTTGTACGAGAGTTGGCTTTCTACGGTAGCCCTCGGCAACAACGGGTTGTATATCGACGGTTTGAAAAAACATACATCGAAATATCCGGGTTGGACAGAATACGCCGGCGATAAGAATGTGTATCAAGACGAACCGCCGTCGGGAGACTTTTTTATGACCGAGCAGGATGTAAGCACCATACCGGTGCCCTGGGAAGGAGCCGACGGGGCGCTCATCGCTAAAGAACTGTGCCGCAAATACCGGGGCGGCGGTTTCACCAACTGGCGCTTGCCCCGGGCCTCGGAGTTCCGTGTAATCGTAGCATCTTATTCTTATTATGTGAATGAAATATGGGAAAAACTGAAATTCGGCAGCAGTCTCGATACCGAAACCTTCTGGATGGCTACCGAAGCCAGCCCGACAACAGCCTGGACAGCGTATGCTAGCACGATTAACTATTATCCCAATAGGCTAGTGTATCTCTATGCCCGCGACAAGAAAACTACATTGGCGAACGTACGCTGTGTGCGGGATAATAAACAATGACAAGTACCTATTCAGGATGACAAAAAACGACTGTCATCCTGAGGCAGAATCAAGGGATTCCCCCGGCACTGGGAAAGGCATTAAAAGATGTATTTTTGCCGGAGCACGAATTTTTTTTATTTTTGCAGTCTCAAAAATACGGTTATGAAATTACTTCCTTTGGTTTTTATATTGCTGCTTTTATTTAATGTAGGGGTCGATTATTATATTTATCGACGTATCATTTTACGGTGGATGAGCCGGTTCTCGATACGTATGATATTCTGGGGAAGCAGTATTTTGCTGCAACTCGGATTTTTATTTATGTCGATTATTATAAAAAGTAATTTCGACGGGCGGCATTCGTGGGCTGTTATGTGGTTTTTGTTTATTTATTTTACGGTTTATATGCCCCGCATCGGTTATTTTATAGTTTCGCTTTTCGATTACCTTCCTTTGCTGTTTAAACGTAAAAAAAATTGGATCGGCTCTATTATCGGAGGTATTCTGGGAATGTATGTGTTCGGAGCTATGTTATGGGGCGCTTTTTATGATCGTACCCACCCGATCGTTCATGAAGTCGTTATAAATTCCGAAAAATTACCGGCTTCTTTCGATGGTTACAAAATCGTTCAGTTTTCTGATACTCATCTCGAAAATTATGGGAGAGATACGGCCTTTATTTCTCGTTTTGTAGATGAAATAAACGCTTTACAGCCCGATCTTATCTTGTTTACAGGCGATCTTGTGAATAGGCGCGCTTCTGAACTGCCTCGTTTTATGCCAGTTCTTTCGAGACTGAAAGCGCACGATGGCGTATGGTCGGTATTGGGGAATCACGATTATGGAGATTATGTAAGATGGCCTAATCCGCTCGATAAAGTAAAGAATCTCGAATCTTTAAAAGAGGGACAACGGTCGATGGGCTGGAATTTGTTGAACAACCAGTCGGTTTATTTGCGACGGGGTAACGATTCTATTGCGCTGATCGGTGTGGAAAACTGGAGCAAGCCTCCTTTCCCGCGTTACGGCGACTTACACAAGGCGTATCCCGATCTCGAAGATGAATATTTTAAAATACTCATGACACACGATCCTACTCACTGGCAAGCCGAAGTATTGCCTGAAACGAATATCGATCTCACTTTATCGGGACATACGCATGCCATGCAGATTAAACAGCATTTAGGGCAGTGGAAATACTCACCTGCCGGGATGAAATATCCGGAGTGGGGTGGTCTGTATGAAAAGGAGAACCGATACCTGTATGTAAACGAAGGAACCGGTTATGTACTTTTACCTATACGTATAGGGACGCAACCCGATATTACATTTATCACCTTAAAGTCGGTGAAATGAAAAAACGGTTATTTATACTTTTTTCGGTTTTAATAGTTGTACTGCTCGGTTGTTCCCATAAAAAAGAAAAATCCCGTATTATTCGTGTCGCTTTGTTGAAAGGGCCTTCAGCAATAGCCTTGTATCCTTTACTCGATAGCTGTTACCGGATTAACGGACGTGCTCTCGAAGTTGCCTTGTATGATAATCCCGAACAGGTGAAAGCGTTGATGATAAAGGAGAAGGCAGACCTTGTAGCATTGCCGGTCGCTACTGCAGCTAATTTATACAATAAAGGGCTACCTTATAATTATCTGGGATGTCCGGTATGGGGCAATTTATTTTGGGTTTCCCGTCGCGAGGGAGATAAGCCGCAGCCATTTCCTAAGATACATTTATTCGGACAGGGTACTACCCCCGATATTTTACTCTCGTATTTGTTAACAAAGGATTCCTTTTCGTCGGTAAAGAATTTTTCTCGGTCTTATGTTTATGATACGCCACAGGCAATTGTACAAGGATTATTGGGTGAAACCGTAACCGATGCCATACTGCCGGAGCCGTTTGTTTCTATGGTTTTAAGTAGAGATAGTATGTTGTATATTCGTTACGATCTTGCCAATTCTTTTTCATCGAGAGGTTTTCCGCAAACTGCATTGATGTTGCATGAGCGGTTAAAAAACGAACCGGAAATTTCAGAAGAATTGAACCGTTTGTTCGAAAAATTATGTACGAAAGTTAATCATGCCGATGACCATTTAAAAGGGTTAATGGTGTTGAAACGTCTTATTCCGGATAAATCTACAGCTCATGATGTAATCTCGAGATGTGGTATCCGATATCAACACGCATCGAATATTTATAAAGAAGTAGGAGATTTACTGAATATACTGTATCTTTATCAGCCGAAAGCGATAGGAGGAAAAGTTCCCGATATCGATTTTTATATCCTTTCAAAGACCGGCTTGTAACGGATGAGTGCGAAAGTAAAGATATATGTAGCCGTTATTTGTTCTTGTCTGACACTTCTGGCAGGGTGGCAATGGTTATCTATAACCATGGGTAACCCGCATTTATTTCCGGGAGTGTTTTCTCTTTTTTCCTCTTTTTACGATATTGTAATATCTCCGTTTTTTTTCGATGCGATATTTTTTACTTTTATACGCGGGTTAGCGGGTATGGGGGTATCATTGGTTGTGTCTGTTTTTCTGGCACGTGTAATGTCTTACGGTATATTTCTGAAAGCCTATATACAGCCGTTTCTTTCTTTGTTAAGGTCGATACCGGTAATATCGTTTATTTTATTATTTCTTATATGGTTGCGTCCGGGATATATTCCGTTTGTTATGGCGCTGGTTACGATGGTTCCGATTCTTACCGAGAATATCGAAACCGGTTATCGGAATTTGTCGCCAGGTATAGTCGAATTTTCGACGATATTCGGAATGAATAGGGGGAGGCGTTTTAAATATGTTGTTTATCCGGCTTTACGTCCTTATCTTTTTAGTGGGCTTGTTTCTGCATCGGGTATCGGTTGGAAGGCGATTATTATCGGTGAAGTGTTGGCTCAACCTCAGTGGGGCATCGGAGTCGCTATTAAAGAAGCTCACGGATTTATCGAGATTCCCGAACTGGTGTCGTGGACGATTATTGCCGTTTTGTTGAGTTATTTAATCGAAATTTGTTTGAGGAGGATAAGCTGTTATACCTTCCCTTTGCGTTTTAAAATTAATAGAAAGAATGTTTTAATTCCTGTATATTCAGCTATCACATTCGAGAATGTTTCTAAAACTTATGAGAGAGTGAAGCATGAGCCGCATTTGTTATTTGAAAATATTTCTTTCACGATACCACCTGACGGTGTTTGTTGTATAACCGGTGCTTCTGGAGTCGGTAAAACGACGGTGTTGAAGATGTTATCCGGTTTGGAAAAAATCGACTCGGGAAAAATAAATACCGGAAACCATCGAATATCTTATCTACCGCAACACCCGTGTTTGTTTCCTTGGTTTACGGTAGGGGAGAATCTTATGCTTCCTCTTTTGGGATCGTATACCGAATCAGAGGCTGTCAGAATGTCGACAGAGATACTGAAGAGAATGGATTTGGAGGGATATGGAAACCGTATGCCTGATACTTTAAGCGGAGGTGAAAAACAACGGGTCGCATTGGCGAGGGCATTATTGTATCCTTCGACATTGTGGCTATTTGACGAACCCTTTACCGGAATAGATGAGGAATGCAAGAAAAAAATTATAAAATATATAACCGATCTGAGGAAAGAACGCAGTATTCTTTTTATTTATGTAAGTCACGATACCGATGAAAAGGATATTGCCGGTTTCCAGATCGAGATTCCTTTCCATAAAAAAGAGAATAATAATATAATATGAATACACTTTTTTGTCAATTGATCTCGAAGAGTCTCGGAATAGGAGAACGACAGGTCGGAAATACGGTCGCTTTGCTTTCTGAAGGAGCTACGATACCTTTTATAAGTCGTTATCGTAAAGAGGTAACAGGAGCTCTCGATGAAGTACAGATCGGGGATATAAAAGACCGGTATGATAAATTATGCGAGTTGGAGAAAAGAAAGCAGACGATTTTGTTGACTATTGAGGAACAGGAAAAACTGACTCCCGAATTACGAGCTCGTATTGAAAATACCTGGGATACGACCGAATTGGAGGATATATATTTGCCTTTCAAACCGCGCCGTCGTACACGAGCTGAAGTTGCTCGTGAAAAAGGTCTCGAACCGTTGGCGAAAATATTGATGATACAGACTGAAAGAGAACCCGAAACACGTGCGCTTTCTTTTGTGAAAGGAGATGTAAAAGATGTTGATGAGGCTTTAAAAGGAGCACGTGATATTATCGCCGAGTGGGTAAGCGAAAACGAGCGGTCTCGTAATCTTGTCAGATCTGTCTTTCGTAAAGAAGCCGTAATCACGTCGAAAGTGGTAAAAGGAAAAGAGGAAGAGGGTATTAAGTATAAAGATTATTTCGATTGGAGTGAACCTTTGAAACGCTGTTCGTCTCATCGTTTACTGGCGATAAGGCGTGGTGAAACAGAAGGATTTTTGAAAGTTTCGATCGATACCGTCGATGAAGTATGTATCGATCGCCTCGAGGGACAATATGTAAAAGGAGCTTCCGCTTCATCGGCTCAGGTTTCAGATGCTGTCAGAGATGGTTATAAGAGATTATTGAAGCCTTCTATCGAAACCGAATTTTCAGCCATATCTAAAGAACGCGCCGACGATGAAGCTATACGTGTTTTTGCTGAAAATCTCAAACAGTTATTATTAGCTCCTCCTCTGGGTCAGAAGAGAGTAATGGGAATAGACCCGGGATATCGTACCGGATGTAAGGTCGTTTGCCTCGACGCTCAAGGTACGCTGTTGCATAACGAAACGATATATCCACATCCTCCCAAACAAGATATTTCGGGATCCGCTCGTAAAATTGTCAAATTGGTAGAGGCTTATAATATCGAAGCGATTGCGATCGGAAACGGTACGGCGAGCCGTGAAACTGAACAGTTTATAACTAATTTACGATACGATCGTTCGGTACAGGTTTTTGTCGTGAGCGAAAACGGAGCATCTATATATTCTGCTTCTAAAGTGGCGAGAGAAGAGTTTCCAGATTATGATGTTACGGTACGCGGGGCGGTTTCGATCGGCCGTCGTTTAATGGACCCCTTGGCCGAATTAGTTAAAATAGATCCTAAATCGATCGGAGTCGGGCAATACCAACATGATGTAGATCAGGTGAAGTTAAAAAAGTCGCTCGACCAGACTGTCGAAAATTGTGTCAATAAGGTAGGTGTAAATGTAAATACGGCCAGTAAACATCTTCTCACTTATATATCGGGCCTCGGGCCTCAATTGGCTCAGAATATTGTAGATTATCGCAGTAAAAACGGACCTTTTGCGTCTCGTAAAGAATTGATGATGGTTCCTCGTATGGGTGAAAAAGCTTTTGAACAATCGGCCGGTTTTTTACGAATACAGGATGCTGAAAATCCGTTGGATAATTCTGCAGTACATCCCGAAAGTTATTCTGTTGTGGAACAAATGGCCCGTGATCTCGGCTGTACCGTCGGAGACTTGATTGTGAAAAAAGAATTGAGAAAGTCTTTGAATCTCGAAAAATATATTTCGCAAACGGTGGGACTTCCCACTTTGAATGATATCATGGAAGAACTCGACAAACCCGGGCGAGATCCCAGAAAATGTATTCGGGTATTCGAATTCGATCCTTCGGTAAAAACGATTGATGATCTTCGTGAAGGTATGGTATTACCCGGTATAGTGACTAATATCACGAATTTCGGATGTTTTGTCGATGTCGGAATCAAAGAGAACGGTTTGGTACATATCTCTCAGTTGGCCGATCGTTTCGTTTCCGATCCGACCGAGGTCGTATCTTTACATCAGCATGTAAAAGTTAAAGTAATTGGTGTAGATAGAGATAGAAAGAGGGTACAACTTACAATGAAAGAAATATGAAAATAAATCGGGCGATTATAGGGTTGGCGTCTAATATTAAAGGAGGGATGCTGCTTGTAAAGAAAAGTTGTCAGGAGATAAAAGCCATAACGGTTTCCGCTAAGTTTTCTTCATGTTATGAGACGGTTCCGGTAAGTAGTATACCCCAGCCTAATTATCATAATTGTGTGGGAATTATCGAAACGGAGTGGGATTTCGATCATTTGAGGGAACGTTTCAAAGAGATGGAAAAAGCGGCTGGACGGCATCCTGATTCGAAGCGGCAAGGAGAGATTCCTCTCGATATCGACATTGTGGTATGGAATGATGAAGTGGTGAAACCTCGTGACATGTTACAGGATTATATGCAAATAGGATTATTGGAATTGAAGTAATTCTTGTAAAATGATAAAAAAACCGGCATTGAAGAACGCCGGTTTTTTTATCAGAATTTAGGGACCTTATCGTTTGATCAGTTTTACTACTTGTGCCTGATTATTTCCGATGATACGTATAAAGTAAACGCCGTTGCTTAATCCTTCTATATTGATCGTTTCTGTTTCGCTCTGTTGTAAAGTTTCCAGTATTTGCGATCCTTTATTGTCGATGATCGAGATACGGCTTCCTATGGCTGCCTTTACGTTGATATACGATACGGCTGGATTGGGGAATACTTGTACAATTCTGGCTTTGGTAGCATCTAATCCGTCGAGATTATTTATGGTAACCTTTACTTTATCGCTGGTGACAGAAGCGGTAGTGTTTGTTACTACACAGTAATATTCACCTGCATCGTCTTTTGTGGCGGAAGCAATTTCAAATATATTGGAGGCAGCGTCAGCGATGGCAACTTCGTCTTTAAACCATTGATAAGAGATATCTGTGCCTGTAACTTCTATAGAGAGGGAAATTTTTTCTCCTTCTTTCACCGATACGTCAACCGGTTGTGCCGTAATTTCAGGAGCTTTCGGGGTTACTTTAACCTCTACTTTATTGCTGGTAACTGACCCTGAAACGTTAGAGACGGTACAATAATAATTACCTGCATCATTTAAAGAAGCAGACTCGATAATTAGTTTGTCCGAGGTTTTACTTTCCAGCGCTACTTCATCTTTATACCATTGGTAAGTAACAAGTTCACCGTTAGCGGTTACCGATAAGGTTATCGTTTCTCCTTCACTGACATTTACCGCCGTCGGTTGTTCTGTGATCGACGGTTTAGCCGGTTTAACAGTGAGTATAGCTATATCTGAGTTAGTGGTACCTAAGGAGTTGGTTACGGCGCAGTAATATTTTCCTGCATCGGTTAGTTTCAAATTTGATCCGGCAATAGAATATCGAGCTGTCGTAGCTCCTTCTATCGCTACCTCGTCTTTATACCACTGGTAGGTAAGATTTCCCCCGCGAGCCGTTACGTTAAACTGGGCGGCAGTCCATCCACCGACGGTACGTTCGATCGATGCCGGTTGTTTTGTAATTTCGGGTACGATGTATTTGGTGGTTAGTATAACCGTTTCACTCTTTGTTTCGCCAGACTCATTTTTAACGATACAATACAGTGAGGTGTTGTTATTTTCGTCGCCGGCTGTTACGCTGTAAGTCGATGAAGTTTTACCTTTAATCTCTTCTCCGTTAGCATACCACTGATAAGTGAGTTCACCCCCTGTAGCCGTAACCTTAAAAGTCGCTTTTTCATCGATGACAGCTTCTACACTTTCCGGTTGTGCGGTAATAACGGGAGCTTCGGTTATTGCAACCGAAATAGTTTTGTTGACGGTTTTACCATTAGAATTGAATTTCAGTGTAATGTTTTCTTTTCCGGCAGTCGTTTTGGGGGTAATAATAAGATTTCCGGCATTTATAACGGCTGTAAAGAACTCATTTTCATTATAAGTAAGAGTTTTTATGATTCCGGCGTTCAGATTATCATCATCGCTTACCAATCCGTCCAGAGCATAAGTATACGGTTCGCTGTTTTTGTCGATAACGATTTTCGATACCATTTCTTTCGAAATAACAGGTTCGTATTTGTCGGGGAATATCGGCATAGCAGGGAACCAATAGTATTGTTCTAAAGGGTATTCGGCCTGTTTTGTACCGTTAATATCGTATTTCCATACAGTAGCATTATTCTCCCATCCTTTATTTAATACTAAGTAGATATCTTCTGTTTCGGGGTCGAGGCGGAAACCTGTTCCGTACATCGAATAACCGCCTTCATTACCGGTAATATCGATAAACGGCGTATTCGAGGGTTCGCTGCTTCCTATTTCGTATTTGTATAGGGTCGTTCCCGAAGCTTTCCAGTATAAGGTGTTTGTTTTGTTACTGGCCCAGAATGCGGGAAGATTCCATGCAAAATTAGTTGCTACGGCAGCTGGTATCGTTACATTTTCGGTAGTGAGCGTGTAGGGGTTTATTTTTAATAATTCGGCAGTTGATTTTACACTGGCCCAAACAGAACCATCGGAACTTTGTATAATCGAACTATAAGATCCTTCTATGGTTTTTGTTATCGTATGGTTTTGAGGATCGATTACTAATATCCCTTTCGTATTATTTATTGCGAAGACGTAATCTCCGGCACGTAACATGACATTAGATTCGGTATCTTCAGTTCCGGTGATAATGTTTCCGATTTGTAGGTTTGCAATATCGAAAAGATAAATTCCCTTCGTGGTAGATACGTAACCGGTATTATCATCGACTCCGACAAAGGCTCGTCCGTCACCATCACCTACCGTTTCGAATTGTGCGAGAGATTTTAGTGTAGAAGCTTTGGCTACAGTGAGCCTGCCTCCGGTGATTTCAGAACTGTTGTCTTTAGCTTGTTTCGATACGATAAACACTTTATTTGCATATATAGTTCCGAACTGGCTGGTACAACCTAATTCTT contains these protein-coding regions:
- a CDS encoding ATP-binding cassette domain-containing protein, yielding MSAKVKIYVAVICSCLTLLAGWQWLSITMGNPHLFPGVFSLFSSFYDIVISPFFFDAIFFTFIRGLAGMGVSLVVSVFLARVMSYGIFLKAYIQPFLSLLRSIPVISFILLFLIWLRPGYIPFVMALVTMVPILTENIETGYRNLSPGIVEFSTIFGMNRGRRFKYVVYPALRPYLFSGLVSASGIGWKAIIIGEVLAQPQWGIGVAIKEAHGFIEIPELVSWTIIAVLLSYLIEICLRRISCYTFPLRFKINRKNVLIPVYSAITFENVSKTYERVKHEPHLLFENISFTIPPDGVCCITGASGVGKTTVLKMLSGLEKIDSGKINTGNHRISYLPQHPCLFPWFTVGENLMLPLLGSYTESEAVRMSTEILKRMDLEGYGNRMPDTLSGGEKQRVALARALLYPSTLWLFDEPFTGIDEECKKKIIKYITDLRKERSILFIYVSHDTDEKDIAGFQIEIPFHKKENNNII
- a CDS encoding Tex family protein, whose amino-acid sequence is MNTLFCQLISKSLGIGERQVGNTVALLSEGATIPFISRYRKEVTGALDEVQIGDIKDRYDKLCELEKRKQTILLTIEEQEKLTPELRARIENTWDTTELEDIYLPFKPRRRTRAEVAREKGLEPLAKILMIQTEREPETRALSFVKGDVKDVDEALKGARDIIAEWVSENERSRNLVRSVFRKEAVITSKVVKGKEEEGIKYKDYFDWSEPLKRCSSHRLLAIRRGETEGFLKVSIDTVDEVCIDRLEGQYVKGASASSAQVSDAVRDGYKRLLKPSIETEFSAISKERADDEAIRVFAENLKQLLLAPPLGQKRVMGIDPGYRTGCKVVCLDAQGTLLHNETIYPHPPKQDISGSARKIVKLVEAYNIEAIAIGNGTASRETEQFITNLRYDRSVQVFVVSENGASIYSASKVAREEFPDYDVTVRGAVSIGRRLMDPLAELVKIDPKSIGVGQYQHDVDQVKLKKSLDQTVENCVNKVGVNVNTASKHLLTYISGLGPQLAQNIVDYRSKNGPFASRKELMMVPRMGEKAFEQSAGFLRIQDAENPLDNSAVHPESYSVVEQMARDLGCTVGDLIVKKELRKSLNLEKYISQTVGLPTLNDIMEELDKPGRDPRKCIRVFEFDPSVKTIDDLREGMVLPGIVTNITNFGCFVDVGIKENGLVHISQLADRFVSDPTEVVSLHQHVKVKVIGVDRDRKRVQLTMKEI
- a CDS encoding metallophosphoesterase — translated: MKLLPLVFILLLLFNVGVDYYIYRRIILRWMSRFSIRMIFWGSSILLQLGFLFMSIIIKSNFDGRHSWAVMWFLFIYFTVYMPRIGYFIVSLFDYLPLLFKRKKNWIGSIIGGILGMYVFGAMLWGAFYDRTHPIVHEVVINSEKLPASFDGYKIVQFSDTHLENYGRDTAFISRFVDEINALQPDLILFTGDLVNRRASELPRFMPVLSRLKAHDGVWSVLGNHDYGDYVRWPNPLDKVKNLESLKEGQRSMGWNLLNNQSVYLRRGNDSIALIGVENWSKPPFPRYGDLHKAYPDLEDEYFKILMTHDPTHWQAEVLPETNIDLTLSGHTHAMQIKQHLGQWKYSPAGMKYPEWGGLYEKENRYLYVNEGTGYVLLPIRIGTQPDITFITLKSVK
- a CDS encoding DUF5074 domain-containing protein, whose product is MKKIYFLLASFLLCIGLQAQQTPTTVQGHPYDFSRVKTQTPVKKPGNLKGQTDLSFTMDKIENWTGKGAKRAALVVQWFIDKGEKVDTVALVWGYRWDGEATGANMIEAIAKADPRFYILGLPGTQYGMAVGGIGYDADKKGEVALIRNGITKVELEQGVFNTSGYDFDDYEAADPNDYFFSGWLSKGFWNYRYRDNETKIFENSNIGASSRFLVDGSWDLWVPSINFSFITDESVCSKFTPAPAVPEDEKPIDYKQGMFLLNEDWFGHSNSTINFLDADGKWNDRVFRRENPGKELGCTSQFGTIYANKVFIVSKQAKDNSSEITGGRLTVAKASTLKSLAQFETVGDGDGRAFVGVDDNTGYVSTTKGIYLFDIANLQIGNIITGTEDTESNVMLRAGDYVFAINNTKGILVIDPQNHTITKTIEGSYSSIIQSSDGSVWASVKSTAELLKINPYTLTTENVTIPAAVATNFAWNLPAFWASNKTNTLYWKASGTTLYKYEIGSSEPSNTPFIDITGNEGGYSMYGTGFRLDPETEDIYLVLNKGWENNATVWKYDINGTKQAEYPLEQYYWFPAMPIFPDKYEPVISKEMVSKIVIDKNSEPYTYALDGLVSDDDNLNAGIIKTLTYNENEFFTAVINAGNLIITPKTTAGKENITLKFNSNGKTVNKTISVAITEAPVITAQPESVEAVIDEKATFKVTATGGELTYQWYANGEEIKGKTSSTYSVTAGDENNNTSLYCIVKNESGETKSETVILTTKYIVPEITKQPASIERTVGGWTAAQFNVTARGGNLTYQWYKDEVAIEGATTARYSIAGSNLKLTDAGKYYCAVTNSLGTTNSDIAILTVKPAKPSITEQPTAVNVSEGETITLSVTANGELVTYQWYKDEVALESKTSDKLIIESASLNDAGNYYCTVSNVSGSVTSNKVEVKVTPKAPEITAQPVDVSVKEGEKISLSIEVTGTDISYQWFKDEVAIADAASNIFEIASATKDDAGEYYCVVTNTTASVTSDKVKVTINNLDGLDATKARIVQVFPNPAVSYINVKAAIGSRISIIDNKGSQILETLQQSETETINIEGLSNGVYFIRIIGNNQAQVVKLIKR
- a CDS encoding 2-amino-4-hydroxy-6-hydroxymethyldihydropteridine diphosphokinase, which gives rise to MKINRAIIGLASNIKGGMLLVKKSCQEIKAITVSAKFSSCYETVPVSSIPQPNYHNCVGIIETEWDFDHLRERFKEMEKAAGRHPDSKRQGEIPLDIDIVVWNDEVVKPRDMLQDYMQIGLLELK